The following coding sequences are from one Propionispora vibrioides window:
- a CDS encoding DJ-1/PfpI family protein, translated as MKTLLFALKGFETMEFSVFVDVLGWARNDYGYDVPVVTCGFQKEVTSTFNVPILVDKTIEEINSNDYDALAIPGGFEEFGFYEEAYDERFLNLIREFDKQQKIIATICVAALPLGKSGVLTGRKATTYHLRDAYRQKQLKEFNVDVRNEPIAVDKNIITSYCPETAAGVAFKLLEKLTSIEQMEVVKQAMGFK; from the coding sequence ATGAAAACTTTACTATTTGCGCTAAAAGGATTCGAAACGATGGAGTTTAGCGTTTTCGTTGATGTTTTGGGATGGGCGAGAAATGATTATGGATATGACGTGCCGGTTGTTACCTGCGGATTTCAAAAAGAGGTAACCAGTACTTTTAACGTTCCCATTTTGGTTGATAAGACAATTGAAGAGATAAATAGTAATGATTATGATGCGTTGGCGATTCCGGGCGGTTTTGAGGAATTTGGATTTTATGAAGAAGCCTATGATGAACGGTTCTTAAATCTAATTCGTGAGTTCGATAAACAACAAAAAATAATTGCCACAATTTGCGTAGCGGCGCTGCCTTTGGGGAAAAGCGGGGTGTTAACGGGAAGAAAAGCTACAACATATCATCTACGGGATGCATATCGCCAAAAGCAGTTGAAAGAATTTAATGTTGATGTAAGAAATGAACCTATTGCGGTGGATAAAAATATCATTACCTCTTATTGTCCGGAGACTGCTGCCGGTGTAGCTTTTAAACTTTTAGAGAAGTTGACCTCCATAGAACAAATGGAAGTTGTAAAACAGGCAATGGGATTTAAATAA